One window of the Desulfitobacterium chlororespirans DSM 11544 genome contains the following:
- a CDS encoding superoxide dismutase yields the protein MQFLSVPPGQHQLPGLPYAYNALEPVISAHVLNLHYNQHHKSYVEGLNKAELALVDARQRQDFSLVKHWERELAFHGSGHILHSLYWTSMAPSGMGQGTPGPHTLTHMVNYFGSFHSFKEQFTSAANQVEASGWALLVWQPAWCRLEILTIEKHQNLYQAGGIPILVIDSWEHAYYLDYQNRRSDYVNNWWHIVNWYGVERRLEHAMQLLFPMALIP from the coding sequence ATGCAATTTTTAAGCGTACCACCCGGCCAGCACCAATTGCCAGGGCTTCCCTATGCTTATAACGCCTTAGAGCCGGTGATTAGTGCTCATGTCCTGAATTTACATTACAACCAGCATCACAAAAGTTATGTCGAAGGATTAAACAAAGCCGAGCTGGCTTTAGTCGATGCCCGGCAGCGGCAGGATTTCTCTTTGGTAAAGCACTGGGAACGGGAATTAGCTTTTCATGGCTCAGGACACATTCTCCATAGCCTGTATTGGACCTCCATGGCCCCCTCAGGAATGGGCCAGGGTACCCCCGGCCCCCATACCCTCACCCATATGGTCAATTACTTTGGGAGTTTTCATAGCTTTAAGGAACAATTCACTTCCGCCGCCAATCAAGTGGAAGCCTCCGGCTGGGCGTTGCTTGTATGGCAACCGGCCTGGTGCAGGTTAGAGATACTTACCATCGAGAAGCATCAAAACCTATACCAGGCCGGCGGAATCCCCATCCTGGTCATCGACTCCTGGGAACATGCTTATTATCTTGATTATCAAAACCGGCGCAGCGACTATGTCAACAACTGGTGGCATATCGTCAATTGGTATGGGGTGGAAAGACGTCTTGAGCATGCCATGCAATTGCTGTTCCCTATGGCTTTAATCCCTTGA